From Acropora muricata isolate sample 2 chromosome 14, ASM3666990v1, whole genome shotgun sequence, one genomic window encodes:
- the LOC136899224 gene encoding microfibril-associated glycoprotein 4-like isoform X1 codes for MLLLLAEDRPKLAGAVFKTTCNMETFNLLVIFKQLLLLILLSLAHADKETSVDETAAAISRKAIPQKFEFVNFKEDKFSFLNITALVKRVVVDSLSCAFSCLDNLACFSFNVAAFPDKAGKFTCEILSSDKYNNSDSFLPSKTFHHFSIVSACESKNFPCGEKEICIPDYHRNSFRCKCQSGYTGSPCEPKSCFQVLQSGNNSTGVYRINPDGNKPITVSCDMTTDGGGWTVFQRRVDNSTDFYRGWTDYESGFGNLSSEFWLGNDNLSRIAAAGNMTLRVDLEDFEGNVTFAEYSIFKVADASDKYRLLIGGYNGTAGDSMTNQNGMWFSTKDQDNDLWSSSCAEKFKGAWWYNGGYKRCHKSNLNGQYLGGPHDTFADGINWLLFRGYRYSLKRSEMKLRPQL; via the exons ATGTTGCTGCTGTTAGCTGAAGACAGACCGAAGCTGGcgggagcagttttcaaaacgaCGTGCAACATGGAAACGTTTAACTTGCTTGTCATCTTTAAACAACTTCTTCTcttgattttgctttcacttgcaCATGCTGACAAAG AGACTTCAGTGGACGAAACCGCCGCCGCCATCAGTCGTAAAGCAATAccacaaaaatttgaatttgtcaatttcaaagaagacaaattcTCTTTCTTGAATATCACTGCTCTTGTTAAACGTGTTGTCGTGGACAGTTTGTCGTGCGCGTTCTCCTGTTTGGACAACCTGGCGTGCTTCTCTTTCAACGTCGCCGCTTTTCCAGataaagctggaaaatttacttgtgAAATCCTGTCTTCGGACAAGTACAATAACTCTGACAGCTTCCTTCCAAGCAAGacttttcatcacttcagcattGTG agtgcttgtGAATCAAAAAACTTTCCTTGTGGAGAAAAGGAAATTTGCATCCCTGACTATCACAGGAATAGTTTCAGATGCAAATGCCAATCGGGATACACAGGAAGCCCATGCG AGCCAAAAAGCTGCTTTCAAGTTCTTCAAAGTGGGAATAATTCCACTGGTGTGTACCGCATCAACCCTGATGGAAACAAGCCAATCACAGTCAGCTGTGACATGACCACTGATGGAGGCGGTTGGACCGTTTTTCAGCGACGTGTCGATAACTCAACAGATTTCTATCGTGGATGGACGGACTACGAGTCTGGCTTTGGGAACCTAAGCAGTGAATTTTGGCTTGGAAATGACAACCTCAGTCGCATTGCAGCCGCTGGTAACATGACGCTGAGAGTTGACCTGGAAGATTTTGAAGGAAATGTCACTTTTGCTGAATATTCCATTTTTAAGGTAGCTGATGCTTCAGATAAATACCGGCTTTTGATTGGAGGATACAATGGCACAGCGGGCGACTCGATGACAAATCAGAA CGGAATGTGGTTTTCCACCAAAGATCAGGACAACGATCTTTGGAGTAGTTCTTGTGCAGAGAAGTTCAAGGGCGCTTGGTGGTATAACGGTGGGTATAAAAGATGTCATAAATCCAATCTCAACGGACAGTATCTTGGTGGACCACATGACACTTTTGCCGATGGGATCAACTGGTTGTTATTTAGAGGTTATCGTTATTCCTTGAAACGTTCTGAGATGAAGCTGAGGCCCCAACTTTGA
- the LOC136899224 gene encoding microfibril-associated glycoprotein 4-like isoform X2: MRLCLLPFFSTVVYAVTRILQPDFEGVNFAKALFGQRLEKVFQETAVDSETSCQIQCLKHIRCLSYNLGTINEKGKFICQLCDSDRFTSRENFTQDKKWRYRGIESACESKNFPCGEKEICIPDYHRNSFRCKCQSGYTGSPCEPKSCFQVLQSGNNSTGVYRINPDGNKPITVSCDMTTDGGGWTVFQRRVDNSTDFYRGWTDYESGFGNLSSEFWLGNDNLSRIAAAGNMTLRVDLEDFEGNVTFAEYSIFKVADASDKYRLLIGGYNGTAGDSMTNQNGMWFSTKDQDNDLWSSSCAEKFKGAWWYNGGYKRCHKSNLNGQYLGGPHDTFADGINWLLFRGYRYSLKRSEMKLRPQL; this comes from the exons ATGCGTCTCTGCTTGCTGCCGTTCTTCAGCACGGTTGTTTACGCCGTTACTCGCATCCTTCAACCAGACTTTGAAGGCGTTAATTTCGCGAAAGCACTGTTTGGACAAAGGCTCGAGAAGGTATTTCAAGAAACAGCAGTAGATTCTGAAACCTCTTGTCAGATACAGTGCCTAAAACACATCCGTTGTTTGTCGTACAATCTTGGTACCATAAACGAAAAAGGCAAGTTTATTTGCCAGTTGTGCGACTCTGATCGATTTACAAGTCGTGAAAACTTTACACAAGACAAGAAATGGCGCTACAGGGGAATAGAG agtgcttgtGAATCAAAAAACTTTCCTTGTGGAGAAAAGGAAATTTGCATCCCTGACTATCACAGGAATAGTTTCAGATGCAAATGCCAATCGGGATACACAGGAAGCCCATGCG AGCCAAAAAGCTGCTTTCAAGTTCTTCAAAGTGGGAATAATTCCACTGGTGTGTACCGCATCAACCCTGATGGAAACAAGCCAATCACAGTCAGCTGTGACATGACCACTGATGGAGGCGGTTGGACCGTTTTTCAGCGACGTGTCGATAACTCAACAGATTTCTATCGTGGATGGACGGACTACGAGTCTGGCTTTGGGAACCTAAGCAGTGAATTTTGGCTTGGAAATGACAACCTCAGTCGCATTGCAGCCGCTGGTAACATGACGCTGAGAGTTGACCTGGAAGATTTTGAAGGAAATGTCACTTTTGCTGAATATTCCATTTTTAAGGTAGCTGATGCTTCAGATAAATACCGGCTTTTGATTGGAGGATACAATGGCACAGCGGGCGACTCGATGACAAATCAGAA CGGAATGTGGTTTTCCACCAAAGATCAGGACAACGATCTTTGGAGTAGTTCTTGTGCAGAGAAGTTCAAGGGCGCTTGGTGGTATAACGGTGGGTATAAAAGATGTCATAAATCCAATCTCAACGGACAGTATCTTGGTGGACCACATGACACTTTTGCCGATGGGATCAACTGGTTGTTATTTAGAGGTTATCGTTATTCCTTGAAACGTTCTGAGATGAAGCTGAGGCCCCAACTTTGA